In Carassius auratus strain Wakin chromosome 36, ASM336829v1, whole genome shotgun sequence, the following are encoded in one genomic region:
- the LOC113055253 gene encoding synaptoporin-like isoform X2, with the protein MCMVIFAPLFAIFAFATCGGYSGQLRVSVDCINKSDSNLSIGINFAYPFRLNRVDFDVPMCEGRRQERLYLIGDFSSSAEFFVTIAVFSFLYSLMATVVYIFFQNKYRENNRGPLIDFIVTVVFSFMWLVSSSAWAKGLSDVKAATDPDEVVLLMSACKVQTNKCSSVYGPRWSGLNTSVVFGYLNFVLWAGNIWFVFKETGWHKGGAVRYPASSSEKQATAFNQQVYNQGSFDQSGGAFTGTGDFAQSEYSQVGNYGGPISYTNQ; encoded by the exons ATGTGTATGGTCATATTTGCTCCG CTTTTTGCCATCTTTGCATTTGCAACATGTGGAGGCTACTCTGGGCAACTGCGGGTTAGTGTGGACTGCATCAACAAGTCCGACAGCAACCTCAGTATTGGGATCAACTTCGCTTACCCATTCAG GTTGAACCGGGTGGATTTTGATGTCCCGATGTGTGAGGGAAGGAGGCAAGAGCGGCTTTACCTGATTGGAGACTTTTCCTCCTCTGCCGAGTTCTTCGTCACCATCGCTGTGTTTTCCTTTCTGTACTCCCTGATGGCCACTGTGGTCTACATCTTTTTCCAGAACAAGTACCGCGAAAACAACCGTGGACCTCTCATT GACTTCATAGTGACGGTGGTGTTCTCATTCATGTGGCTGGTGAGCTCATCTGCCTGGGCAAAAGGTCTTTCAGATGTAAAGGCGGCAACTGATCCGGATGAGGTGGTTCTGCTCATGTCTGCATGTAAGGTCCAGACCAACAAGTGCAGCTCAGTTTATGGACCCAGATGGTCTGGCCTGAATACATCTGTG gTATTCGGTTATTTAAACTTCGTGCTTTGGGCTGGAAACATCTGGTTTGTGTTTAAAGAGACTGGATGGCACAAGGGAGGTGCAGTAAGGTACCCTGCCTCATCCTCAGAAAAACAAGCCACGGCCTTCAACCAACAGGTCTACAATCAGGGAAGCTTTGATCAATCAGGAGGTGCTTTTACTGGAACAGGGGATTTCGCCCAATCAGAGTACAGCCAGGTGGGAAATTATGGTGGGCCCATCTCCTACACCAATCAGTAA
- the LOC113055253 gene encoding synaptoporin-like isoform X1 → METANQIVSLGTFQLLKLPLGFIRVLEWLFAIFAFATCGGYSGQLRVSVDCINKSDSNLSIGINFAYPFRLNRVDFDVPMCEGRRQERLYLIGDFSSSAEFFVTIAVFSFLYSLMATVVYIFFQNKYRENNRGPLIDFIVTVVFSFMWLVSSSAWAKGLSDVKAATDPDEVVLLMSACKVQTNKCSSVYGPRWSGLNTSVVFGYLNFVLWAGNIWFVFKETGWHKGGAVRYPASSSEKQATAFNQQVYNQGSFDQSGGAFTGTGDFAQSEYSQVGNYGGPISYTNQ, encoded by the exons CTTTTTGCCATCTTTGCATTTGCAACATGTGGAGGCTACTCTGGGCAACTGCGGGTTAGTGTGGACTGCATCAACAAGTCCGACAGCAACCTCAGTATTGGGATCAACTTCGCTTACCCATTCAG GTTGAACCGGGTGGATTTTGATGTCCCGATGTGTGAGGGAAGGAGGCAAGAGCGGCTTTACCTGATTGGAGACTTTTCCTCCTCTGCCGAGTTCTTCGTCACCATCGCTGTGTTTTCCTTTCTGTACTCCCTGATGGCCACTGTGGTCTACATCTTTTTCCAGAACAAGTACCGCGAAAACAACCGTGGACCTCTCATT GACTTCATAGTGACGGTGGTGTTCTCATTCATGTGGCTGGTGAGCTCATCTGCCTGGGCAAAAGGTCTTTCAGATGTAAAGGCGGCAACTGATCCGGATGAGGTGGTTCTGCTCATGTCTGCATGTAAGGTCCAGACCAACAAGTGCAGCTCAGTTTATGGACCCAGATGGTCTGGCCTGAATACATCTGTG gTATTCGGTTATTTAAACTTCGTGCTTTGGGCTGGAAACATCTGGTTTGTGTTTAAAGAGACTGGATGGCACAAGGGAGGTGCAGTAAGGTACCCTGCCTCATCCTCAGAAAAACAAGCCACGGCCTTCAACCAACAGGTCTACAATCAGGGAAGCTTTGATCAATCAGGAGGTGCTTTTACTGGAACAGGGGATTTCGCCCAATCAGAGTACAGCCAGGTGGGAAATTATGGTGGGCCCATCTCCTACACCAATCAGTAA